One Silene latifolia isolate original U9 population chromosome 4, ASM4854445v1, whole genome shotgun sequence DNA segment encodes these proteins:
- the LOC141651657 gene encoding uncharacterized protein LOC141651657, translated as MGGMGFRNFHLFNLALLGKQAWRLVTETKSLWARVMRARYYPNDTFMTTGVGNNPSYTWRGILEARNVLEQGLRKRIGDGLSTRIWLDAWIPGTQTGRVLSPRVQGHEDMLVSELMEKNGGGWKDGLISTLFLPFERDRICNIRVNTSRPSDEWYWNVEKNGIYTVSCVVAKRVWEGMGLEGDDEDGRGGIRDWVEARWRELGGREIVKFMVGCWALWEHRNKVIFESCRVDPFSVIRRACDILDEIEGGSFLRDNKRLGEGQAPGCSEGRGWTGPPSGFVKVNVDAGVKDEVGSSMGVVCRDEWGKVLWGVSRVTEQVWEPHIAEAEALLEGVKEAIRNGHTRVVFESDCLQVIEALKKKTKGRSIFSLILEDISSLCNVFISVIWSFTSRVNSVAHSLAHIEPRVVGRSLWSVVLPPIANNAVLYDLSLMQ; from the exons ATGGGGGGAATGGGCTTTCGAAATTTCCACTTATTTAACTTAGCACTCCTGGGCAAGCAAGCATGGAGATTAGTCACGGAAACGAAGAGTTTGTGGGCTAGAGTTATGAGGGCTCGTTACTACCCAAATGACACTTTTATGACTACAGGCGTGGGTAATAACCCGAGCTATACGTGGCGAGGAATTCTTGAGGCCAGAAACGTGCTCGAGCAAGGGCTTAGGAAGCGTATTGGTGACGGGCTCTCTACGAGGATTTGGCTTGACGCATGGATTCCGGGTACTCAGACGGGTCGGGTTCTATCACCTCGAGTACAGGGGCACGAGGACATGTTGGTGAGTGAGCTAATGGAAAAGAATGGTGGAGGATGGAAAGATGGACTAATTTCTACGTTGTTTTTGCCATTTGAGCGGGATCGAATCTGCAACATTCGGGTGAATACGTCTCGGCCTAGTGATGAGTGGTACTGGAACGTGGAGAAGAATGGGATTTATACCGTCAG CTGTGTGGTTGCTAAACGGGTTTGGGAGGGTATGGGCTTGGAAGGGGATGACGAGGACGGAAGGGGGGGCATTCGGGACTGGGTGGAAGCGAGGTGGCGTGAGCTTGGAGGACGGGAGATTGTTAAATTTATGGTAGGATGTTGGGCGTTGTGGGAGCATCGAAACAAGGTGATTTTTGAGTCGTGTAGGGTGGATCCTTTTAGTGTCATTCGAAGAGCTTGTGATATTTTAGACGAGATAGAAGGGGGCAGCTTTTTGCGGGACAATAAGAGGCTTGGGGAGGGGCAGGCGCCTGGTTGTAGCGAGGGAAGGGGGTGGACTGGTCCGCCATCGGGTTTCGTTAAGGTAAATGTGGATGCAGGGGTAAAAGATGAGGTGGGTAGTAGCATGGGGGTGGTCTGTCGAGACGAGTGGGGAAAGGTCCTATGGGGCGTGTCGAGAGTGACGGAACAGGTATGGGAGCCTCATATTGCGGAAGCTGAAGCACTCCTTGAAGGAGTTAAAGAAGCTATACGGAACGGGCACACAAGAGTTGTCTTTGAAAGTGATTGTCTACAGGTTATTGAAGCTCTGAAGAAGAAAACTAAAGGAAGAAGTATTTTTTCGTTAATTTTAGAGGATATTTCAAGTTTATGTAATGTTTTTATTTCTGTTATTTGGTCTTTCACTAGTCGGGTCAACAGTGTTGCGCATAGTCTAGCTCATATTGAGCCGCGAGTTGTTGGGCGGTCTC